TGCTGCGCGCCGTGCTCGACACCAAGGTGCGCACCGTCACCGACGTCCGCCACCTCACCGACGCCCCCGTCATCGGCGTCGTCGGCCACGAGTCCGACGACACAGCCCACCCCCTGACGATCCTCGAAGCGCCACCCGGCGCACCGCACGTCGAGGCGTTCCTGCGGCTACGCACCAGCCTGCGCCTACGACGCGACCCCGCCACGAACAGCCCCGGCAGGGCGATCGCGGTCACCTCCGCCCTGCCCGGGGAAGGCAAGAGCACCACGGCGACCAACATCGCCGTCGCCCTGGCCCGCGCCGGCAGCACCGTCGCCCTCGTCGACGCGGACCTGCGCGCCGGGACCATCGCCGCCACGCTCGGCATCGACGCGCCGACCGGCCTGTCCGCGGTGCTCGCCGGGGATGCGGAGGCCGACGACGTCGCACGCACGTGGGGCACCGACAACCTCACCGTCATCCCCGCCGGGCCGGCACCGCACAACCCCAGCGAGCTCCTCGACTCCGAACGCATGCGCCGAGTCGTCCACGCACTCACCCACCGTCACGACGCCGTCATCATCGACACCCCCGCGCTGCTCCCCGTCACCGACGGCGCGATCGTCGCCCACCACACCAGGGCCGCCATCGTCGTCGCCGGAGCAGGCGACGTCGACAAGGCCCAGCTCGACGAGGCCCTCGCGATGCTCGACAGCGTCGACGCCCAGGTACTCGGCGTCGTCGTCAACCGGGTCGCGTGACAACGGACGATGCCCTGAACCCGCCACCCAGCGTGGCAGCGCATGAGCGCCCATCACTCGCGACTCGTCGGCGCTCCGGCCGTCGTAGCGACGTAGCGATTGGCTCGGCCCGACGACGCGTTGGGCTCAATCAGCCCGCGCGCGAGGTGTCCCTGAACTGTCCGCCAACTGTCCATCGACCAGCCAGCCATGGACAGTTCGCGGACAGTTCACTGCCATCACCCCGTTGCCCGACGACGACGTCGCAGCCGACCTGGGCGAGACCATCGCCAACTACCGCACCAGGCGGCCCGTGGCCAGAGGTCGGTACTGAGCATGAGCCTGGCCAGCACCCAGCCGAAGATCGCGCTGGTCCGCAGGTCGGATCGAGCCTTACACGCACTCGTTCGCATGTAAGGCTGGGTGTAAGGCTTCGCGCTGATACCCGGCCTCCTGCGCGGCCCCGGCGCAGCGCAGCGAACCTTACACACCCATCGCGCATGTGTAAGGTTGTGTGTAAGGTTCGGCGGCAGGGTCCGCTGATGCCGGTACGAGAGGGACGTCGAATGCGCGAGGATGAGCTCGACGCACTGCTCCGCGAACTGAGAGCTGTCAAGACCGATCACCAGGCGGTCGAGGCGAAGCGTGCCGCGAAAGCACTCCCCGACAGCACGCACGAGACGCTCAGCGCTTTCGCGAACTCCGAAGGCGGAACACTGATCCTCGGCGTCGACGAGAGAAGCGGCGAGTTCGTGGTCACCGGCGTCGTGAGCGCGCGCCAGACCCAGTCGGACCTCCAGTCCCTCTGCGCACTGATGGAACCGCCGCTGCGCGCCACCATCGATCTCGTCGACCACAGTGACGGCACCGTCGTGGTCGCCCGCATACCCGCCGTGCCCCGATCGCAGCGACCTTGTCACCTCGCCTCCCTGCCGGCCGAGGACGGCTCGTTCGTCCGGGTCGGCGACGGAGATCAGCGTCTGACGGCCGACGAAGTCAGGTCGATGCTCGCGGCCTCGGGGACGGCGGACCACTCCGCCATCGCCGCCCCGGCGGGGAGCGAACTCGATCAACGCGCCGTGGACGGATTCCTTTCCGTTGTGCGGTCGCTCAGCAGTCGCAACAACTCGCTCGACGACGCTGCGCTGCTCCGTCGATGGCGGGTCGTCGACGACCAGGGCGAGCCTTCCCTGGCAGGGGCGCTCACTGTCGGCGAGTCACCTCAGTCCCGCTGCGCGGCCGCTCGCGTGACCTATCGGGTCTTACCTCGCACCACCGACCCAGTTGGCACCCGGCACTCCGGGCGTCATCTCGAGGGCACGGTCGGCGAGCTGCTCGACGACGCCGTAGCTCTGCTGCGCGCAGATCTCGGACAAGTTCAGGCCGTCCGCGAAGGGGAGGTCGTGGACGTTCCTCCGGTGCCGCTGGAGGCGATCCGCGAGTATGTCTCGAACGCCTTGGTGCACCGGAGTCTCGCACCGCACTTGCGGGATCGCCATGTTCTCATCGAGGTCAGCGAAGACGCGGTAGTCATCGCCAGCCCTGGGAACCTCTTCACCTCGACGGACCCAGAGCTCTTGGGCCTCTCTCCGATCTCCGGCGTACGCAACTTGACGCTCGTGCGCATCAGCGAGCAGCTCCGCAGCCCGCGAGGCGCGCGGATCGTCGAGAATCAGACGTCGGGAATCGAGGCGGCAGACCGCGCGTGCCACATCGAGGGCACGATGCCGGCGCTCTTCATCGATCGTCCCGACTCGTTCCAGGTTCTTGTGCCCCGCGGTGTCATGGATACCCGCGTCGCGCACACGGCGGTGGGAGGCGGTCTCGGTTCGCACCCTGCCGACCTGACTCGCCTCCTGACCGTCGCGACCCGGCTCGACGAACTGCGCACCGTCTATCCGGAACTGGGCGCGGTCGTCTTCGACGCAGCACTCGCCGCCCGCTCGCTCGCGCCCTGCACGATCGAGACGGCTTCCGCGCGCCTGTCAGACCTCGAGGCCGCGGGCGCCCTCCGTCGACTGACTGCGCGTCGCAGGCCGGTGTGGGCACCTGTTCCCGTCCTGCCCAACAACGTCGGAGCCACGACGATGCCGAGCAAGCGTACGAGAGACCGCGTGCCCGACCTCATCGCGGCCATCGTCGCCGCACCCGATGGCGTACTCACTCCGAGGCAGATCGGTGACGCGCTCGGACTCACCTCCCCCACCTCGCGAAACCGCTGGATCACCCGTGCGCGCGACAAAGGGCTGATCCGGCCGACCAGCGACAACCCCTTCGACCCCACCATCGCGTACAAGGTGACCAGCGCCGGCGTTCACATCCTCGATCGCGCGCACCCGTCCGCCAGCCGGCGCCCACGCCCGACCGGGCGGTAATCCCCCCGCCGTCCGCGTGAGGGTGCGCGCCGCTCCTCGGCTCCGACCGCATGCGCAGACGGAGCAGGCCACGTCGACAAGGCCCAGCTCGTCGAAGCCCTCGCGATGCTCGACAGCGTCGCCGCGCAGCACTCGGGGTCGTGGTCAACCAGGTGGCGTGAGCGAGGAGCGAGGTTCGTAACTTTCGTAACAGTGCTACGGTTGTCGCCTACTCTGACGCCGACGGAAGGGATGTGATTCCGATGAGTACCGCCGCAGCCGACATGGTGGACCCCGGCTCTGCTGGTCCCCCCGACGTCGCCGAAGTCCTCAGCTTCATCAAGGCGCACGAGGCACGGCATGGCACGTCTCCCTCACCTGCCTTCTTCCTGTCCGCCGCTCAGCAGCACGACCGCGTTGAGCTCTCCGAGCAGTTGCACGACATCCTCAAAGAGGTGGTCGAAGCGCTGAACCGCGGGCAGTCGATCAGCATCCTGACGCGCGACCAGGAGATCTCGACCCAGCAGGCGGCCGAGATCCTGGGTGTGAGCCGGCCGACGGTCGTGCGCCTGATCGAGGACGGCGAGCTGCCCGCACGTGTGCCCGGAGCAGTCCGCCGCAAGCTACGTCTCGCGGACGTCATGGCCTACCGCGACGAGCTGCACGCACGCCGCAACCAGTTCATCAGCGACACGTCTGCCAAGGATGACGGGGCCGACCCGGACGAGGTCTCTGACCTGCTCGACCAGGCCCGCCGAGCGCGCTGATCCCTGGCGCCAGGAGGCAGAGGGCGCGTTACGTGTCCAACCGCCGTGCAGGAACTCCCGCCCAGGTTTCGCCGGGCGGGATGTCCTTCGTCACTACGGCGCCCGCACCGACAACGGCCCTGGCTCCGATCGTCACACCCGGTACGATGAAGACCCCACCACCGATCCAGGCACCGTCCCCGATGTTCACAGGCCGGAGTTCGACGGGTCCTGCGCGGCGTTCTGCTCCTGGGCCTTCATCACGGTGGCGAGCTGTCGAGACCTGCACGCCTGGTCCGATGCTCACCCGAGCGCCGATCCTCACGCCCCGTCCGATGACGCACCGCCGGTTGATGTAGGCGCCCCGCCCGACGGACACGTCGGGGTGGCAGAAAATCGTGCCCTGTTCGACGCTGGACCGCGCGAAACCGCGCGATGCGAGCCGGTACAGCAGCCATCGCGCTTGGTTGGGGATAATGACTGATCCGGCGAAACCGCCCCAGACTTGCCACAGATACATCGGTAAGGCGGCTCTGGCACGTGCGGCCGCCCGCGCTACTCTGATGGCAGTCAAGAACTCCACTGGTCTGCTCACCTTTCGAGTTTCGTGCGAGCCGTCGACGGCCTAAGCGCAGTCGGCACTGGGTTTCTCACTTGGCACCGTCAGGTGAGTGCATCGTCAGAACGGTACGGAGGTCGAGCCTCGGGGACCCAGCGACACGGTACCCATCCCGCGCTGTGCCGACAGCAAGGAATGCAACGATGTCTTCGGTGCCAGGGATTCCAGCCACAGACCGAACCGCTTTCATTTGTCGTCGCGTGAACATTGCGTTGAGGAAGCATGAAGAGTACCCGATGGCGTGGAGGCCAAGCGTCAGCGTCTGGGCAAAGATCCCGCCGTCGACCCAACGCTGGTTCCGCTCGAACCCATCACGGAACTGGCCGCGCTTAACAGTCACGGCGATGAGGTCCGTAATGCAATCGGTAAACCCTGTCGCGCCTCCTTGAAACCCGAGAATCGCGGCAACCTGAGTGCTGTCCGAGTAGAGGTGGACGCGGGCCGACTGGCGATTGCATGCTGAGGGAGCTGTTTGCGCGATTCCCACCGCCCGTTCGATGTCCGCGACGGTGATGCGACGCTTCGTGTCGAAGTCTCGGCAACTGCGACGACTTGCGAAGAAGGCCTCCGCGTCGGTCAGTTTCTTGACCCCCGGCCCAGGGTTTGCGGCGCGGACATCATAGGTGCCGAACTCGTTGAACTCATCGAGGGCCTCCACCGCGGTCCTAGCTCCAGCAATCACCTCGCTGCTCGTTCTCGGATGATGAGTCGCCGCAAGGTCCAGCACGTCGCTCAGTCGCTGGCGGAGCCCTGACTCGATGCCGAAGGGTCGCCTCGGCTCGGGTAGAACAAGGCCCTTCTCGACTTGGTGATAGCGAAGCACCAGTTCGCGCTCAACATGTTCGACGTTGAACAGGTAGTCAGGCCGCACCGTGGTGTCCCGCGCTGCTTCGTGAGCGTCGCCGACGAACTCCCTGAACACGAGGAAGCGGTGAACGGCCAGCCGAGCTCGCTGCATCAACGGACGCATCGCTTGTTGTGCGTAAAGGCGACGAGCCACCGACTTGATGACTCCGCCGCCCTGAATGGCCCGATTCTCTACAGTGATAGTCATAAAACGCTTCTCCACACTTTCCGTCATTCAATGCGCCGGGCCCCCGCGGCGGCCGCTCTATCCAGGCGCGCGTGATTTCGCGTGAATCACGAGCATCGCGATAATAGACCGACGCGTGTCGCGTCTTGCACGGTGACGGTAGACAGTGGGAGCGAGGACCGGCTATCCCCCCGGCAGAAGCACCGTCGCCCAAGAAGCGTCGAACGACGACCGAATGCGGCTACGCCTTCGTGGACTTGTTCATGAACCTCGATACCCCCCCCCCCCCCCCGCAGCACTGCTCGCGCGAATCGCGCGCCGCGCTTCCACAACGGAGACTCGACCCGTCGGTACTCGCGGATCAGCGTTCGCATCGGGGTGAGGTAGTCGTCTAGATCGCCCGAGGCCCGTGCACTCGCAAAGAGGTCGTGGCTCGCAGCCGACAGCGCCCGACGCTTCCGAATCAGTTTCACGCGCCTTCGCGTCACGTGCCCATAGCCCGGCACTACTCGCTTGGCCGGCACGGACAGGCCTTCGGCGATGTCGTCGGCCAACCGCACGGCCATTCCGTCCCGGCGGTGCCGGTAGTTGCCTGCCTGGGAATGCACCACCTCGTCGAGAGGAAGGTGCTCTACCCAGAGATCCCCGGACGCCTCGCCGCTGGCGAACACCTCGTCGACCAGCGGGTTCCTCGTGATCACCACGTTCGTCCCCCTCCAGTCTGACGAGTACCGGGGCAGCCACGCGTCTCCGAATACCACATCTGCCGTCTCGGCGAAGATGTCATCACACACGTTGCAAGCCTCTGGCTGGAAGCTCCCGTGCCCCCAGTTCGTACCGATCAGCTCATTTGTCGGCGTGGTGATCCACTCGCTCTCCCCGCGTCGGCGGATGCCGAACAGATAGTCGCCTGCTGTGCGCCCACGCTGCTTCACACGGAAGTCGACCTCTTCAACGTCGGAGGGCGCGACGCCGGCTTGCCAGGCCAGCGACTCCGCGTAGGCCGGAGACTTCAGGTGTCCGCAGACCAGCCCAACGAACAGCACGAGTCGCTCGGCGTACTCCGGTACCTCGCGGCACAGTGCCCGGGCTGCAGTGATGAAGCAGGGCACTCCGACCAGGGCAAAACGTCGGGAGTCATCGCGTATCAGCGGAAGCACGTCAGCCAGCGTTGTCGCGAAGTATCTGGACTTGCGGCGGCGGCCCAACTCACCGGGGCCGGAGATCAGGTCCTCGAACAACTCATCTTCGCCAGCACCAACATGGATGACCGCGTCAACCTCTCCGCGTTCCAGAAGCTGCGCAAGCAACCACGACGCCAGTCCGCCTGAACTCGATCCGACCAGCGCATCGTCGTCTGTAACCCGCCCGGCGAACGTGCGGCCATACCGCCCCACTCGAACATCTTGCGGCAGCGCACGCCCTTCGCTGGTGGGTGCGTCGAGCACGCTCTCGTTGGGAGATTCGTCCGAGAAGGGGCAGACGCGGCTCGCCTTGCGAACGGCGCCCATGTCGTCGTCGTTGAGGTCCGGGACCCGGAGGCGCGTCGGACCCAACTTCAGCGAAATCGCGCCACAGGTCGCGACAGAGCACACGCCACATCCGATACACATGCCCCGCGCCACCGTCTCCTCGATGCGGTGCACCTCGCTCCGGCTGCCAGATGTGGCGACTACAGCAACGGCACGTGACAGATTCGTCTGCTCAATCTGTTCCTTCACTTCATCTCCTTGTGGCCAACAGACATCAACCTGGCAGGCGGGGTTTCTTCGCGCCGCAGGGGTGTGCGCATTAGGCGTAGTGCGCCCTGCATCTCGCCCCTGGTCTGTCTACTCGCGATCCCGAGCCCGACATAGACCATGGTGGCGGCCGATGCGGCGACGACAGCTCCGAAGATGCTGCCGGGATCTCCGACGACGGTCATTACGGCCCACCCAGCGAGAGAGGCGATCGCGCCCCCTGCGAGAAGACGCAGTCCTCCACGCAGATAGGCCCACGAGTCTTGTTCCGCGGTCTTTGCGAGCCACACAAGGCTGACCGGCCATGAGACGACTAACGCCAGCGACGCCGCACCTGCCACGGCTTCTAGCGAGATGAACGCCGCTCCGATGAGAAGCGCGACGGTGAAGCTCTTGGTAACGAGGCCGTAGTAGAAGAGTTGCTTGCCAAGGTTGGATGCGATGAACTGCCAGAAACTTACGGTTGAGAACACCTGAACCGCACCGCCGACGGCGAGGATCTGGAAGATCGGGACCGACCCTTGCCATGCGTCACCGAGCACGAACGGGATCAGCCACGGAGCGATAGCCGCCGTCACTGAGAACACCCAGACGATCACGAATCCGAGGGCACGTTGCACGCGGAGCAACACAGAGTCGACCGTTCTGCCCTCGGCGAGCACGCGATTGAGCGTCGGGATGATCACCTGCGTCAGTGGACCCGTGATGCTGGCCGCTGGCATGCGCAAGAGCCGTAGGGCCCGGTCGTACA
The Xylanimonas cellulosilytica DSM 15894 DNA segment above includes these coding regions:
- a CDS encoding polysaccharide biosynthesis tyrosine autokinase — its product is MELADYLTLLRKRWLSITVLTTLGLLAGIAASSVATPLYTARAELFISARGTESLSDLVQGSTFTSRVMRSYVRLAQTPHVLQPVIDELDLDTTPAALAGQVRAENPLDTVLLDLVVEDASPQRAADIANAVARSVTSAVEEIERPDGAAASHVKLTLVRAAVVPSTPSSPNTQMNVALGLLVGLALGVGLAVLRAVLDTKVRTVTDVRHLTDAPVIGVVGHESDDTAHPLTILEAPPGAPHVEAFLRLRTSLRLRRDPATNSPGRAIAVTSALPGEGKSTTATNIAVALARAGSTVALVDADLRAGTIAATLGIDAPTGLSAVLAGDAEADDVARTWGTDNLTVIPAGPAPHNPSELLDSERMRRVVHALTHRHDAVIIDTPALLPVTDGAIVAHHTRAAIVVAGAGDVDKAQLDEALAMLDSVDAQVLGVVVNRVA
- a CDS encoding RNA-binding domain-containing protein — protein: MREDELDALLRELRAVKTDHQAVEAKRAAKALPDSTHETLSAFANSEGGTLILGVDERSGEFVVTGVVSARQTQSDLQSLCALMEPPLRATIDLVDHSDGTVVVARIPAVPRSQRPCHLASLPAEDGSFVRVGDGDQRLTADEVRSMLAASGTADHSAIAAPAGSELDQRAVDGFLSVVRSLSSRNNSLDDAALLRRWRVVDDQGEPSLAGALTVGESPQSRCAAARVTYRVLPRTTDPVGTRHSGRHLEGTVGELLDDAVALLRADLGQVQAVREGEVVDVPPVPLEAIREYVSNALVHRSLAPHLRDRHVLIEVSEDAVVIASPGNLFTSTDPELLGLSPISGVRNLTLVRISEQLRSPRGARIVENQTSGIEAADRACHIEGTMPALFIDRPDSFQVLVPRGVMDTRVAHTAVGGGLGSHPADLTRLLTVATRLDELRTVYPELGAVVFDAALAARSLAPCTIETASARLSDLEAAGALRRLTARRRPVWAPVPVLPNNVGATTMPSKRTRDRVPDLIAAIVAAPDGVLTPRQIGDALGLTSPTSRNRWITRARDKGLIRPTSDNPFDPTIAYKVTSAGVHILDRAHPSASRRPRPTGR
- a CDS encoding excisionase family DNA-binding protein, whose protein sequence is MSTAAADMVDPGSAGPPDVAEVLSFIKAHEARHGTSPSPAFFLSAAQQHDRVELSEQLHDILKEVVEALNRGQSISILTRDQEISTQQAAEILGVSRPTVVRLIEDGELPARVPGAVRRKLRLADVMAYRDELHARRNQFISDTSAKDDGADPDEVSDLLDQARRAR
- a CDS encoding acyltransferase, which gives rise to MYLWQVWGGFAGSVIIPNQARWLLYRLASRGFARSSVEQGTIFCHPDVSVGRGAYINRRCVIGRGVRIGARVSIGPGVQVSTARHRDEGPGAERRAGPVELRPVNIGDGAWIGGGVFIVPGVTIGARAVVGAGAVVTKDIPPGETWAGVPARRLDT
- a CDS encoding nitroreductase family protein, which gives rise to MTITVENRAIQGGGVIKSVARRLYAQQAMRPLMQRARLAVHRFLVFREFVGDAHEAARDTTVRPDYLFNVEHVERELVLRYHQVEKGLVLPEPRRPFGIESGLRQRLSDVLDLAATHHPRTSSEVIAGARTAVEALDEFNEFGTYDVRAANPGPGVKKLTDAEAFFASRRSCRDFDTKRRITVADIERAVGIAQTAPSACNRQSARVHLYSDSTQVAAILGFQGGATGFTDCITDLIAVTVKRGQFRDGFERNQRWVDGGIFAQTLTLGLHAIGYSSCFLNAMFTRRQMKAVRSVAGIPGTEDIVAFLAVGTARDGYRVAGSPRLDLRTVLTMHSPDGAK
- a CDS encoding Coenzyme F420 hydrogenase/dehydrogenase, beta subunit C-terminal domain; this encodes MKEQIEQTNLSRAVAVVATSGSRSEVHRIEETVARGMCIGCGVCSVATCGAISLKLGPTRLRVPDLNDDDMGAVRKASRVCPFSDESPNESVLDAPTSEGRALPQDVRVGRYGRTFAGRVTDDDALVGSSSGGLASWLLAQLLERGEVDAVIHVGAGEDELFEDLISGPGELGRRRKSRYFATTLADVLPLIRDDSRRFALVGVPCFITAARALCREVPEYAERLVLFVGLVCGHLKSPAYAESLAWQAGVAPSDVEEVDFRVKQRGRTAGDYLFGIRRRGESEWITTPTNELIGTNWGHGSFQPEACNVCDDIFAETADVVFGDAWLPRYSSDWRGTNVVITRNPLVDEVFASGEASGDLWVEHLPLDEVVHSQAGNYRHRRDGMAVRLADDIAEGLSVPAKRVVPGYGHVTRRRVKLIRKRRALSAASHDLFASARASGDLDDYLTPMRTLIREYRRVESPLWKRGARFARAVLRGGGGGIEVHEQVHEGVAAFGRRSTLLGRRCFCRGDSRSSLPLSTVTVQDATRVGLLSRCS
- a CDS encoding lipopolysaccharide biosynthesis protein, with product MTSISQRGARGAGIVLAGQAGRTVLQLVGLAVLSRLLPPEDFGLIAMVTVFVAFGETIRDFGMATIGLQRRELSHQQASNLWWVNAALGTAAGLALVAATPLIAQLYGDDRLNRLVPLLAIALPLNGMSTQFQVQLSRAMRYGAAAAADLGALAIAIAVASAGAVAGWGAHALVAQTLVLAVGGLVFRVTAARWWPTWPRRGSAVKRDVRDGAGFGLTGILQYLSQNVDTLVLGIMWDPTSVGLYDRALRLLRMPAASITGPLTQVIIPTLNRVLAEGRTVDSVLLRVQRALGFVIVWVFSVTAAIAPWLIPFVLGDAWQGSVPIFQILAVGGAVQVFSTVSFWQFIASNLGKQLFYYGLVTKSFTVALLIGAAFISLEAVAGAASLALVVSWPVSLVWLAKTAEQDSWAYLRGGLRLLAGGAIASLAGWAVMTVVGDPGSIFGAVVAASAATMVYVGLGIASRQTRGEMQGALRLMRTPLRREETPPARLMSVGHKEMK